A portion of the Calothrix sp. 336/3 genome contains these proteins:
- a CDS encoding rubredoxin has translation MSEDSDKIPENPVLEEDPALDRYECRACGYVYEPEKGDDKHDIPAGTAFTDLPINWRCPVCTAKKVAFANIGPGGTASGFKENLGYGLGVNTLTPAQKNLLIFGALGLGFLFFMSLYGLQ, from the coding sequence ATGAGCGAAGACAGCGATAAAATTCCGGAAAACCCAGTTTTAGAAGAAGATCCAGCCTTAGACCGCTACGAATGTCGTGCCTGCGGTTATGTTTATGAGCCAGAGAAGGGTGATGATAAACACGATATTCCTGCGGGAACCGCGTTTACAGATTTACCGATAAATTGGCGTTGTCCCGTATGTACTGCCAAGAAAGTTGCTTTTGCCAATATTGGTCCTGGGGGTACAGCTTCAGGATTTAAGGAAAATCTTGGTTATGGTTTAGGTGTGAATACCTTAACGCCTGCCCAGAAGAATCTGTTAATTTTTGGTGCTTTAGGTTTGGGATTTCTGTTTTTTATGAGTCTTTATGGCTTGCAGTAA
- the ndhC gene encoding photosynthetic/respiratory NAD(P)H-quinone oxidoreductase subunit C: MFVLSGYEYLLGFLIICSLVPALALAASKLLRPTGRYPERRTTYESGMEPIGGAWIQFNIRYYMFALVFVVFDVETVFLYPWAVAFHRLGLLAFIEALIFIAILVVALVYAWRKGALEWS; the protein is encoded by the coding sequence GTGTTTGTTCTTAGCGGTTACGAGTACCTTCTAGGCTTTCTTATCATCTGTAGCCTAGTGCCTGCCTTAGCTCTTGCAGCGTCCAAGCTCCTACGACCCACAGGTCGCTACCCAGAACGGCGCACAACCTATGAATCTGGCATGGAACCTATCGGCGGTGCTTGGATTCAATTCAACATCCGTTACTATATGTTTGCGCTGGTGTTTGTGGTATTTGATGTTGAGACAGTTTTTCTCTATCCCTGGGCTGTAGCGTTTCACCGCCTAGGGCTATTGGCTTTTATTGAAGCGTTGATTTTTATCGCAATTCTTGTAGTTGCCTTAGTCTACGCATGGCGTAAAGGAGCATTGGAATGGTCTTAG
- a CDS encoding NADH dehydrogenase subunit K: MVLDGNLTAKDLAAQQKERILNPIERPTITQELSENVILTTVDDLYNWARLSSLWPLLFGTACCFIEFAALIGSRFDFDRFGLIPRSSPRQADLIITAGTITMKMAPQLVRLYEQMPEPKYVIAMGACTITGGMFSVDSPSAVRGVDKLIPVDVYLPGCPPRPEAIIDAIIKLRKKISNDSMQERSLIKQTHRYYSTTHSMKPVDDILTGKYLQSETRYTPPKELTEAMGMPIPPALLTAKKEEVNRG, from the coding sequence ATGGTCTTAGATGGCAATTTAACAGCAAAAGATTTGGCGGCGCAGCAAAAAGAACGGATTTTAAACCCGATTGAGCGCCCCACAATTACCCAAGAGTTGTCAGAAAACGTAATTCTGACCACTGTGGATGACCTTTACAACTGGGCACGACTTTCGAGTCTATGGCCCCTACTCTTCGGAACTGCTTGCTGTTTCATTGAATTTGCGGCATTAATCGGTTCTCGATTTGATTTTGACCGTTTTGGACTTATTCCCCGTTCTAGTCCCAGGCAGGCTGATTTAATCATTACTGCGGGCACAATTACCATGAAGATGGCTCCTCAGTTAGTACGTCTTTATGAGCAGATGCCAGAACCCAAATATGTGATTGCAATGGGTGCTTGTACAATCACCGGTGGAATGTTCAGCGTTGATTCACCTTCTGCTGTACGTGGAGTAGATAAATTAATTCCTGTAGATGTATATTTACCTGGTTGCCCTCCCCGTCCTGAAGCAATTATTGACGCAATTATTAAGTTAAGGAAGAAGATTTCCAACGATTCCATGCAAGAGCGGAGTTTGATTAAACAGACTCATCGCTACTACAGTACAACCCATAGCATGAAGCCAGTAGATGATATTCTCACTGGTAAGTATCTTCAGTCTGAGACGCGCTACACACCACCGAAGGAATTAACGGAAGCTATGGGTATGCCCATACCTCCTGCACTACTGACAGCGAAGAAGGAGGAAGTCAACCGTGGCTGA
- a CDS encoding NAD(P)H-quinone oxidoreductase subunit J, protein MADETTPAPVEETAIVEAGKVSQWLSENGFAHESLAPDITGVEIIKVEPDFLLPICTALYAYGFNCLQCQSGIDLGPGQELVSMYHLIKIGDNVTQAEEVRVKVFLPRENPSVPSVYWIWRTADWQERETFDLYGIVYEGHPNLKRILMPEDWVGYPLRKDYISPDFYELQDAY, encoded by the coding sequence GTGGCTGATGAAACAACCCCTGCACCAGTTGAAGAAACTGCAATAGTTGAAGCTGGTAAAGTTTCCCAATGGTTATCAGAAAATGGTTTTGCCCATGAATCCTTAGCACCCGATATAACCGGAGTGGAAATTATTAAGGTAGAACCTGATTTCTTGTTACCTATCTGTACAGCACTCTATGCCTATGGATTTAACTGCCTTCAGTGTCAGTCTGGGATTGACTTGGGACCAGGACAAGAATTAGTGAGTATGTATCACCTGATTAAAATTGGTGATAATGTTACCCAAGCCGAGGAAGTACGGGTAAAAGTATTTTTGCCTAGAGAGAATCCTTCAGTACCTTCGGTTTACTGGATTTGGCGAACTGCTGATTGGCAAGAGCGGGAAACCTTCGATTTGTACGGTATTGTCTACGAAGGACACCCGAATTTGAAACGAATTCTCATGCCTGAGGATTGGGTGGGTTATCCTTTGCGGAAGGATTATATTTCACCTGATTTTTATGAATTGCAGGATGCTTATTAG
- a CDS encoding M48 family metallopeptidase, whose product MPTYQGISSEAFRHPLDRQAEQALRSLPGFELVARKFVEFFAERPQFVYLMGNTIQVGPRQYSTIYQIFRECVRDLDIHPEPALFVEQNPQANSYALGQDHPYIVINTGVLDLLTEAEIRAVLAHELGHIKCGHTILIQMAIWAMGAASVIGEFTFGIGNFVSSALMYAFFEWRRKAELSADRAALLVMDDLNPVMSSMMKISGGSGRYMNECSLEEFVRQSEAYQALDADGLNQVYKFLMYNGGQGMMLTHPFPVERVRYLKEWAVSSEYQEIKRGNYGRSPASGAVNVQVEDNEAENLRRQVEELQREINRMRNSSSQ is encoded by the coding sequence ATGCCAACTTACCAAGGAATTTCCTCCGAAGCGTTTCGCCATCCCCTAGATCGGCAAGCAGAACAAGCCCTGCGTAGCTTACCAGGATTTGAACTAGTTGCTCGTAAATTTGTGGAATTTTTTGCTGAACGTCCGCAATTCGTCTATCTAATGGGCAACACCATCCAAGTTGGTCCGCGCCAATATTCCACCATTTACCAAATTTTCCGGGAATGTGTACGAGATTTAGATATTCATCCAGAACCTGCACTGTTTGTCGAGCAAAACCCCCAAGCAAATAGTTATGCTTTGGGGCAGGATCATCCATACATAGTCATTAACACAGGGGTTTTAGACCTATTGACAGAAGCCGAAATCCGGGCGGTGTTAGCCCATGAATTGGGGCATATAAAATGTGGTCATACTATTCTAATTCAAATGGCGATTTGGGCGATGGGGGCAGCCTCCGTGATTGGGGAGTTTACCTTTGGCATTGGGAATTTTGTCAGTAGTGCTTTGATGTATGCCTTTTTTGAGTGGCGACGCAAGGCTGAATTATCCGCCGATCGCGCTGCTCTGTTAGTTATGGACGACTTAAACCCTGTGATGTCATCAATGATGAAAATTTCTGGTGGCAGTGGTAGATATATGAACGAGTGCAGCTTAGAGGAGTTTGTCCGTCAGTCCGAAGCATATCAAGCCCTAGATGCCGATGGATTAAATCAGGTATATAAATTTCTCATGTATAACGGTGGACAGGGAATGATGTTAACCCATCCGTTTCCTGTGGAAAGAGTACGTTATTTAAAGGAATGGGCTGTTTCGAGCGAATATCAAGAAATTAAGCGTGGTAATTATGGGCGATCGCCTGCTTCTGGTGCAGTCAATGTGCAAGTCGAAGACAACGAAGCAGAAAACCTTCGACGACAAGTTGAAGAATTACAAAGAGAAATTAACCGGATGAGAAATTCTAGTTCTCAGTAA
- a CDS encoding helicase C-terminal domain-containing protein → MIEAEVHLSLHNFLRSQAGFPSWSHHLTMARLVARALRLGRSALIQVGATSGYQGRYRTSFIASALMWQGAVVIVATETVQQRLLRVEIPRLQEWLQIDKAIRIGDAIPYAEFQGILLTTPETWFAAQLTGKNNFPENIPTIIDGVDDIEDWVRQQLTVSVAPAEWDTLMLACPSCGEIIRSARVELTHELFQHPPNPYDCHLISSKQIAILTHLYSVLQNHSLPESWQRFYQLFAQANDSPASPLLWATIARRQGLFSLHCAPIELGEILAPIWHKQPVVLIGSALEPETEAPLFRQRIGLEDVTCLKFSVDNQTEAIQLYIPYQLPLPNTPEFQGAFIHKVRTLLCLSATSVGLTVILIGDVPLKAQVGAILASEFGSRVQVEKTCLDENGILITGWEFWREHHKVLPAPQLLVIATLPLPSLEHPLVAGRVAHYKRSHQDWFRLYLLPTALNELQRAIAPVRESQGIVALLDSRVVNRSYGAQVLSALSPLARINYLDANLFVSEEDSNSP, encoded by the coding sequence GTGATTGAAGCAGAAGTTCATTTATCACTACATAACTTCCTGCGATCGCAGGCAGGTTTCCCTTCATGGTCACACCATTTGACAATGGCTCGTTTGGTTGCCCGTGCCCTACGTTTAGGACGTAGCGCTTTAATTCAAGTCGGAGCCACTTCTGGCTATCAGGGACGTTATAGAACTAGTTTTATTGCTTCAGCCTTGATGTGGCAAGGTGCTGTAGTTATTGTAGCGACCGAAACTGTGCAACAACGATTACTGAGGGTGGAAATCCCCCGCTTACAGGAATGGTTACAAATAGATAAAGCGATTAGAATCGGTGACGCAATTCCCTATGCTGAGTTCCAGGGAATACTTTTGACGACTCCAGAAACTTGGTTTGCAGCACAATTAACTGGTAAAAATAATTTTCCTGAAAATATCCCCACAATCATTGACGGTGTGGATGATATCGAAGATTGGGTTCGGCAACAACTGACGGTGAGTGTCGCACCTGCGGAATGGGATACATTAATGCTTGCCTGTCCTAGTTGTGGGGAAATTATTCGCTCTGCACGGGTAGAATTAACCCATGAATTGTTTCAACATCCCCCTAATCCTTACGACTGTCATCTGATTTCCTCAAAACAAATCGCAATTCTCACCCATCTTTATTCTGTGTTACAGAATCATTCCCTACCGGAATCTTGGCAAAGGTTTTACCAGTTATTTGCTCAAGCAAATGATAGTCCTGCCTCTCCCCTACTGTGGGCAACGATCGCCCGTCGGCAAGGTTTATTTTCTTTACATTGCGCCCCCATCGAGCTAGGAGAAATTCTTGCACCCATTTGGCACAAACAGCCTGTTGTCTTGATTGGTAGCGCCCTAGAGCCAGAAACCGAAGCTCCATTGTTTCGTCAGCGTATCGGTTTAGAAGATGTTACTTGTTTAAAATTTTCTGTAGACAATCAAACAGAAGCCATTCAACTGTACATACCCTACCAATTACCTCTACCCAATACACCGGAATTTCAAGGGGCTTTCATCCATAAGGTACGAACTTTATTATGTTTAAGTGCCACTTCTGTGGGGTTGACTGTGATATTGATTGGAGATGTACCCCTGAAAGCTCAGGTGGGAGCGATTCTAGCCTCGGAATTTGGTTCACGGGTACAGGTAGAAAAAACCTGCCTAGATGAAAATGGTATTTTAATTACTGGTTGGGAGTTTTGGCGAGAGCATCACAAGGTTTTACCTGCACCTCAGTTATTAGTGATTGCCACTTTGCCTCTACCTTCATTGGAACATCCCCTAGTTGCTGGTAGGGTAGCCCACTATAAGCGATCGCATCAAGATTGGTTCCGATTGTACCTGTTGCCTACGGCTTTAAATGAATTACAACGGGCGATCGCTCCTGTGCGGGAAAGTCAAGGAATCGTTGCTTTACTGGACAGTCGGGTTGTTAACCGCAGCTATGGTGCTCAAGTACTGTCTGCATTAAGTCCCCTGGCTAGAATTAATTATCTTGATGCTAATCTGTTTGTTTCTGAAGAAGACAGCAACTCCCCTTGA
- a CDS encoding DUF2839 domain-containing protein: MGEAKRRKETLGDKYGQETRIMPGVPITKAQAEQFTQWTTRGAWIGIGAMVAVWVTVRFIGPSFGWWQIVN, from the coding sequence ATGGGTGAAGCAAAACGTCGCAAAGAAACATTAGGAGATAAGTACGGGCAAGAAACCCGTATTATGCCTGGAGTACCCATCACAAAAGCTCAAGCAGAACAATTCACACAATGGACTACTCGTGGCGCTTGGATTGGCATTGGGGCAATGGTAGCAGTATGGGTGACAGTACGTTTTATTGGTCCAAGTTTTGGCTGGTGGCAAATTGTCAATTAG
- a CDS encoding DUF1815 family protein, producing the protein MFLRLAQQHRQFVQDLVMNLQALATVLERRGYPASCYTCGDQMNSASFMVSLGENHLIRFLVSDYGITWTEMRDDRELMKLEGAEAVNQLQELANIIKQPLPASVGNKTLAKR; encoded by the coding sequence GTGTTTCTAAGACTAGCGCAACAACATCGGCAATTTGTTCAAGACTTGGTCATGAACTTGCAAGCTCTAGCCACTGTGCTGGAAAGACGTGGTTATCCTGCGTCTTGCTACACCTGTGGGGATCAAATGAACAGCGCATCATTCATGGTAAGTCTAGGAGAGAATCATCTGATTCGTTTTCTTGTATCCGACTATGGGATCACTTGGACAGAAATGCGAGATGATCGAGAACTAATGAAACTTGAAGGTGCTGAGGCTGTAAATCAGTTACAAGAGCTTGCCAATATCATCAAGCAACCACTTCCTGCTTCCGTGGGTAACAAAACTCTGGCTAAACGCTGA
- a CDS encoding thioesterase family protein, which produces MSGKTAETPQIPPSNALDIPASQVSENWFEYLVKVHPHHTDYGGIVWHGTYLTWLEEARVECLRSIGVDFADLVALGCDLPVVDLSIRYHRSLQLGMSAIVKTRMHEVTGVRLDWDYAIVSADTQELYVTAKVTLVAVDRERGKIMRHLPANVKDALTKLSTLAK; this is translated from the coding sequence ATGTCTGGCAAAACCGCAGAAACACCGCAAATCCCACCTAGTAACGCTCTAGATATTCCAGCAAGTCAAGTTTCAGAAAATTGGTTTGAATATTTAGTGAAAGTTCATCCTCACCACACAGATTATGGTGGGATTGTATGGCATGGAACTTATCTTACTTGGCTAGAAGAAGCCAGGGTGGAATGTTTACGCTCTATAGGTGTGGATTTCGCTGATTTAGTAGCCTTAGGTTGTGATTTACCAGTGGTAGATTTATCAATACGCTACCATCGCTCCTTGCAGTTGGGGATGAGTGCAATAGTCAAGACACGAATGCATGAAGTAACCGGTGTCCGTTTAGACTGGGATTACGCGATAGTATCCGCAGATACACAGGAACTATATGTGACTGCAAAAGTGACTTTAGTCGCTGTAGATCGAGAAAGAGGTAAGATTATGCGCCATCTTCCAGCTAATGTCAAAGATGCATTAACGAAACTTTCCACACTAGCAAAGTAA
- a CDS encoding pentapeptide repeat-containing protein, translating into MTVAKRGKEFWLMGVPTRQVFLVLPVILLGLSSSVAIWSIKNYIFMAIAIICLSLGLSFFYWYQSQLLSAQNLDIPDTQDKHSVTSEEKIRILQEIKDRLIEGKDFSGVSLILVDLSHIHLTGINLSHIYLSGADLSHSDLSETNLNQANLSDANLTEAKLWGVELARANLSSARLIKANLSHANLEKVNLSSADLRNSLLLATNLQNANLSQALLTEANLEAANLANAYMWNANLNYASLESANLSEAYLSHALLNHANLHQAILVNAQLNDVKLKNADLANANLSGVDLIAANLKNANLRGANLQNANLEGANLEGANLEGANLEGANLKSIRINTETQIDKQWNIGDNWVNSQIETKD; encoded by the coding sequence ATGACTGTTGCCAAGCGAGGAAAAGAATTTTGGTTGATGGGAGTTCCAACAAGACAAGTTTTTTTAGTCTTGCCAGTAATCTTGCTTGGCTTGAGTTCATCCGTAGCAATTTGGTCTATTAAAAATTATATATTCATGGCGATCGCCATAATTTGTTTATCTTTAGGACTATCATTTTTTTATTGGTATCAATCCCAGTTATTATCTGCCCAAAATTTAGATATTCCAGATACTCAAGATAAACATTCTGTAACTTCTGAGGAAAAAATTAGGATTCTGCAAGAGATTAAAGACAGATTAATTGAGGGAAAGGACTTTAGTGGCGTAAGTCTAATTTTAGTTGATTTGAGTCACATACATCTGACTGGAATCAATTTATCTCATATATACCTCAGTGGCGCTGATTTAAGTCATAGTGATCTCAGTGAAACTAACCTCAATCAAGCAAATCTCAGTGATGCTAATTTGACTGAAGCAAAGCTATGGGGAGTAGAATTAGCAAGAGCAAACCTCAGTAGTGCAAGATTAATCAAAGCTAATTTAAGTCATGCCAACTTAGAAAAAGTTAATTTAAGTAGTGCTGACTTGAGAAATTCCCTACTATTAGCAACAAATTTGCAAAATGCTAATCTTAGTCAAGCTCTGTTAACTGAGGCGAATTTAGAGGCTGCAAATTTAGCAAATGCTTATATGTGGAATGCTAATTTAAATTATGCCTCCTTGGAAAGCGCCAATTTAAGCGAAGCATATCTAAGTCATGCACTTTTGAATCATGCTAACTTACATCAAGCAATTCTTGTGAATGCCCAATTGAATGATGTCAAACTGAAAAATGCTGATTTAGCCAATGCCAACCTTTCTGGGGTTGATCTCATCGCAGCTAACTTAAAAAATGCGAACTTGAGAGGAGCTAATTTGCAGAATGCGAACTTAGAGGGTGCCAACTTAGAAGGTGCTAATTTAGAAGGTGCTAATTTAGAAGGCGCTAACTTGAAATCTATCAGAATTAATACAGAAACTCAAATAGATAAGCAGTGGAATATTGGTGATAATTGGGTTAATTCTCAAATTGAGACAAAAGATTAA
- the ffh gene encoding signal recognition particle protein has product MFDALAERLESAWKKLRGQDKISATNIQEALREVRRALLEADVNLQVVKDFIAGVETKAQGAEVITGIKPDQQFIKIVYDELVEVMGETNVPLAETQKPPTIVLMAGLQGTGKTTATAKLALHLRKLDRSCLLVATDVYRPAAIDQLITLGKQIEVPVFSLGSDADPVEIARQGVAQAQADGINTVIIDTAGRLQIDTDMMAELARIKETVQPHETLLVVDAMTGQEAANLTRTFHEEIGITGAILTKMDGDSRGGAALSVRQISGAPIKFIGVGEKVEALQPFYPDRMASRILGMGDVLTLVEKAQEEIDLADAEKMQEKILTAKFDFTDFLKQLRLLKNMGSLGGILKLIPGMNKLSADQLQQGETQLKRCEAMINSMTSAERKNPDLLASSPSRRRRIASGSGYKETDVSKLVSDFQRMRGLMQQMGQGGFPGMAGMMGGGNPYGGGGRAAAPGWRGYPGGAGSLGGGKKKPKKDKKKKGFGSL; this is encoded by the coding sequence ATGTTTGATGCACTTGCTGAACGTTTAGAATCTGCCTGGAAAAAACTTCGGGGACAAGATAAAATCTCTGCTACCAATATTCAAGAAGCTTTGCGGGAAGTCCGTCGTGCTTTGTTAGAAGCGGATGTGAATCTCCAGGTAGTCAAGGATTTTATTGCCGGAGTTGAGACTAAAGCACAAGGTGCCGAAGTTATCACTGGGATTAAACCAGACCAACAGTTCATCAAAATTGTCTACGATGAACTGGTAGAAGTCATGGGGGAAACAAACGTTCCCCTGGCAGAAACACAAAAACCACCGACAATTGTGCTGATGGCTGGTTTGCAAGGTACAGGTAAAACCACCGCCACAGCCAAGTTAGCCCTACATTTACGTAAACTGGATCGTAGTTGTCTATTGGTCGCAACTGATGTCTATCGTCCGGCGGCGATTGACCAATTAATCACCCTTGGGAAGCAAATTGAAGTACCGGTCTTTTCCTTGGGTAGTGATGCCGATCCCGTAGAGATTGCCCGTCAAGGCGTCGCCCAGGCACAAGCAGATGGCATTAATACTGTGATTATTGATACCGCAGGTCGTCTGCAAATTGACACAGATATGATGGCGGAACTAGCCCGCATCAAAGAAACAGTCCAGCCCCACGAAACCCTGCTAGTTGTGGATGCAATGACTGGTCAAGAAGCGGCGAATTTAACTCGTACTTTCCATGAGGAAATTGGTATTACTGGAGCCATTCTCACTAAAATGGATGGCGATAGCCGAGGTGGGGCTGCCCTATCTGTAAGACAAATTTCCGGCGCACCCATTAAATTCATTGGGGTAGGTGAAAAAGTCGAAGCTCTACAACCTTTTTACCCCGATCGCATGGCATCGCGGATTCTGGGTATGGGTGATGTTCTCACCCTCGTAGAAAAAGCTCAGGAAGAAATCGATCTTGCCGATGCCGAGAAAATGCAGGAGAAAATCCTGACGGCAAAATTTGACTTTACTGATTTTCTCAAACAGTTGCGATTACTCAAAAATATGGGCTCCTTGGGGGGTATCCTGAAGCTGATTCCAGGAATGAACAAGCTTTCCGCAGATCAGCTACAACAGGGAGAAACCCAGCTCAAGCGCTGTGAAGCCATGATTAATTCCATGACCTCAGCCGAACGCAAAAACCCCGATTTGCTGGCTAGTTCCCCTAGCCGCCGCCGACGTATTGCCAGTGGTTCTGGTTACAAAGAAACAGATGTTAGTAAACTCGTCAGTGACTTTCAAAGAATGCGTGGGTTGATGCAACAAATGGGGCAAGGCGGTTTCCCTGGAATGGCTGGAATGATGGGAGGTGGTAATCCCTACGGTGGAGGTGGACGTGCTGCGGCTCCCGGATGGCGTGGATACCCAGGCGGTGCTGGCAGTCTCGGTGGCGGCAAGAAGAAACCGAAAAAAGATAAAAAGAAAAAAGGTTTCGGCAGCCTGTAG
- the rpsP gene encoding 30S ribosomal protein S16, translated as MIKLRLKRYGKKREASYRIVVVNSISRRDGRPLEELGFYNPRSEEVRLDVPGIVKRLQQGAQPTDTVRRILEKNNVFEQVSAKAAS; from the coding sequence ATGATTAAATTGCGCTTGAAGAGATACGGAAAAAAGCGGGAAGCAAGTTACCGTATTGTCGTTGTCAATAGTATTTCTCGCCGTGATGGTCGTCCTTTAGAAGAGTTGGGATTCTATAACCCCAGAAGTGAAGAAGTGAGACTTGATGTCCCTGGTATTGTCAAGCGACTACAACAAGGCGCACAGCCAACTGATACAGTCCGTCGCATCCTAGAGAAAAATAACGTTTTTGAACAGGTCAGTGCAAAAGCAGCATCCTAA
- a CDS encoding KH domain-containing protein yields the protein MQKQHPNVGAKSSTAYPDYVGLVRFLMQPFLESPDSLSVDCEISHTRNRVWIRIAFDSTDKGKVFGRGGRNIQAIRTVIAAAAEAAGQSVYLDIYGSNAIGRDGSSFDEETEERLPMPKPRDRRGNDSRPVVKSRSR from the coding sequence GTGCAAAAGCAGCATCCTAACGTTGGCGCAAAATCCTCGACAGCATATCCTGACTATGTTGGGTTGGTACGGTTTTTGATGCAACCGTTTTTAGAGTCTCCGGATTCCCTAAGTGTAGATTGTGAAATATCTCACACCCGTAATCGAGTTTGGATTCGTATTGCCTTCGACAGCACAGACAAAGGAAAAGTGTTTGGTCGAGGAGGGCGAAATATCCAAGCAATTCGTACGGTTATTGCCGCAGCTGCCGAAGCTGCTGGGCAGTCGGTTTATCTCGATATATATGGCAGTAATGCTATCGGTCGAGATGGCTCATCTTTTGATGAAGAGACTGAAGAAAGATTGCCTATGCCTAAACCTAGAGACAGGCGTGGTAATGATTCTAGACCTGTAGTGAAATCCCGTTCCCGCTAG
- the rpsU gene encoding 30S ribosomal protein S21, producing MAEVRLGENESIDSALRRFKKKIQKAGILSEVKRRERYEKPSLRRKRKAADVGRSDRYLRLTN from the coding sequence GTGGCTGAAGTCCGTTTGGGTGAAAATGAGTCTATTGATTCAGCTTTGAGACGTTTTAAGAAGAAAATCCAGAAAGCTGGAATTTTGTCTGAAGTTAAGCGTCGGGAAAGATATGAAAAGCCCAGTTTACGTCGTAAACGCAAAGCGGCAGATGTGGGTAGGAGCGATCGCTATCTACGTCTAACAAATTAA